In Panacibacter ginsenosidivorans, the following proteins share a genomic window:
- the purB gene encoding adenylosuccinate lyase encodes MELTNLTAISPVDGRYRKQVAHLDEYFSEYALMKYRVIVEIEYFLFLADKKFFKLNAKARLQLRKVAEDFSLDDAQQIKDIERITNHDVKAVEYFLKQQLDKAGAADAKEWIHFGLTSQDINNTSIPLSWKNCMEHDYLPMLINLQNNLFQLASKWKDISMLARTHGQPASPTKLGKEVMVYVERLENQVQLFSYIPYAAKFGGATGNFNAHKIAFPKKDWITLGNEFVENVLGLQRMQFTTQIEHYDNLAAHFDTIKRINNILIDLCRDIWTYISMDYFKQKVKKGEVGSSAMPHKVNPIDFENAEGNFGVANAMLEHISGKLPVSRLQRDLTDSTVLRNLGVPVAHTLIAIKSLEKGLEKLVLNEAKLKEDLENNWAVVAEAIQTILRRENYPNPYEALKDLTRGKTSITKADIHNFIASLKVNAEIKKELKSITPHNYTGINPAY; translated from the coding sequence ATGGAGCTTACTAATCTTACTGCTATCTCGCCTGTTGACGGACGCTACCGCAAACAGGTTGCGCATCTTGATGAATATTTTTCTGAATATGCTTTGATGAAATATCGTGTGATCGTGGAGATTGAATATTTTCTTTTTCTTGCTGATAAGAAATTTTTCAAACTCAATGCAAAGGCACGTTTGCAATTGCGCAAGGTTGCGGAAGATTTTTCTTTGGATGATGCGCAGCAAATAAAAGATATTGAACGCATCACGAATCATGATGTAAAAGCGGTTGAATATTTTTTAAAACAACAATTGGATAAAGCCGGTGCAGCAGATGCAAAAGAGTGGATTCATTTTGGGTTAACATCTCAGGATATTAATAATACATCAATTCCGTTGAGTTGGAAAAATTGCATGGAGCATGATTATTTGCCAATGCTTATCAATTTGCAAAACAATTTATTTCAGCTTGCATCAAAGTGGAAAGATATTTCAATGTTAGCCAGAACGCACGGTCAGCCTGCTTCTCCAACTAAACTTGGTAAAGAGGTAATGGTATATGTAGAGCGTTTGGAAAACCAGGTGCAGTTGTTTTCATACATTCCTTATGCAGCAAAATTTGGTGGAGCAACAGGAAATTTCAACGCACATAAAATTGCATTTCCAAAAAAAGACTGGATAACATTAGGCAATGAATTTGTTGAAAATGTATTGGGCTTGCAACGCATGCAATTCACCACACAAATAGAGCATTATGATAATCTTGCTGCGCATTTTGATACGATCAAACGAATTAATAATATACTGATCGATCTGTGCAGGGATATCTGGACGTACATCAGCATGGATTACTTCAAACAAAAAGTAAAAAAAGGCGAAGTTGGTTCAAGTGCTATGCCGCATAAAGTAAATCCAATCGATTTTGAAAATGCGGAAGGCAACTTTGGTGTTGCAAACGCCATGCTGGAGCATATTTCAGGCAAATTGCCCGTTTCAAGACTGCAAAGAGATCTTACGGATTCAACAGTGTTAAGAAATCTTGGTGTGCCTGTTGCGCATACATTGATCGCTATTAAATCCTTGGAAAAGGGTTTGGAAAAATTAGTATTAAATGAAGCGAAACTGAAAGAAGATCTTGAAAATAACTGGGCGGTTGTTGCTGAAGCTATTCAAACAATTTTGAGAAGAGAAAATTATCCGAATCCATATGAAGCATTGAAAGATTTAACAAGAGGCAAAACTTCAATTACAAAAGCAGATATACATAATTTTATTGCATCATTAAAAGTTAACGCTGAGATAAAGAAGGAATTGAAAAGTATTACGCCGCATAATTATACAGGTATAAATCCTGCATATTAA
- a CDS encoding menaquinone biosynthetic enzyme MqnA/MqnD family protein, with product MKKIKVGAVSYLNTKPLLYGIRRSAELMEMIELVEDYPAKIAGMLVDGTIDVGLAPVAVIPRLDEWHIVSDYCIGANADVASVCLFSEVPVDKIEKVLLDYQSRTSVNLCKVLLKHYWKINPVIEEAKENYISEIKGATAGVVIGDRALNQRKVSPYIYDLAGSWKAMTGLPFVFATWIANKELPPAFIALFNKANGLGLMHLDEVIAENPYPVYDLKTYYTTNISYELNEQKLKGMNKFLEYLKVAMPVIL from the coding sequence TTGAAGAAGATTAAAGTAGGTGCGGTAAGTTATTTGAATACAAAGCCTTTATTGTACGGGATCAGGCGAAGTGCCGAACTGATGGAAATGATTGAACTGGTGGAAGATTACCCCGCAAAGATTGCTGGTATGCTGGTTGATGGAACGATTGATGTGGGACTGGCGCCTGTTGCTGTGATTCCCAGATTGGATGAATGGCATATTGTAAGCGATTATTGCATTGGCGCAAATGCTGATGTGGCAAGTGTTTGCCTCTTCAGCGAAGTGCCGGTTGATAAGATCGAAAAAGTATTACTCGATTATCAAAGCAGAACTTCCGTGAATTTGTGTAAAGTGCTGTTAAAGCATTATTGGAAGATCAACCCCGTGATTGAGGAAGCAAAAGAAAATTACATCAGCGAAATAAAAGGTGCGACTGCCGGCGTTGTTATTGGCGACAGGGCTTTGAATCAACGCAAAGTTTCTCCATATATTTATGATCTTGCAGGATCATGGAAAGCTATGACTGGCCTGCCTTTTGTGTTTGCAACATGGATCGCTAACAAGGAATTGCCGCCGGCATTTATTGCTTTATTTAACAAAGCAAACGGGCTTGGATTAATGCATCTTGATGAAGTGATTGCTGAAAATCCTTATCCTGTTTATGACCTCAAAACATACTATACAACTAACATTAGTTATGAATTGAATGAGCAAAAACTTAAGGGAATGAATAAGTTCCTGGAATATCTCAAGGTAGCTATGCCGGTTATTTTGTAG
- a CDS encoding tRNA-binding protein, with translation MITWEDFEKIDIRTGTIIEVTDFPKARKPAYQLSIDFGPLGIKRSSAQITHHYSKEALLNKQIVAVVNFPPKQIATFFSECLVLGVYDENNNVVLLQPNKEVGNGQKIG, from the coding sequence ATGATCACCTGGGAAGACTTTGAAAAGATAGATATACGCACAGGAACTATTATTGAAGTGACTGATTTTCCAAAAGCAAGAAAGCCTGCATATCAACTCAGTATTGACTTTGGACCTCTTGGTATAAAAAGATCGTCTGCACAAATAACACATCATTACAGCAAAGAAGCATTATTGAATAAACAGATTGTTGCGGTGGTAAATTTTCCACCAAAACAAATTGCAACTTTCTTTAGTGAGTGTTTGGTGCTTGGTGTGTATGATGAAAATAATAATGTTGTGTTGCTGCAACCCAATAAAGAAGTTGGTAATGGACAAAAGATTGGGTAA
- the hisC gene encoding histidinol-phosphate transaminase, which produces MFDLNNLVRENIKKLVPYSSARDEFSGDAKVFLDANENSLGSPLPKWYNRYPDPHQQKVKEAISKIKGVPAEHIFLGNGSDECIDLLFRSFCNPGKDNVVICPPTYGMYEVSANINDVEVRKALLTDDFQLDLIHLENLIDANTKIAWICSPNNPTGNSLNRNDIEMLSNNFDGLVVIDEAYINFSKQRSFVQELTEYPNLVVMQTFSKAWGLAALRLGMAFASTEIINILNKVKPPYNINQATQELALKAMEEVAQVNDMIHHLVDMRDALSEVFEQIPTVEKVYPSDANFILVKIKDARKLYVFLLTKGIVVRDRSNVKLCDDCLRITIGTEEENTALVDAIQEWLS; this is translated from the coding sequence ATGTTCGACTTAAACAACCTGGTAAGAGAAAATATTAAGAAGCTGGTTCCATATTCATCAGCACGTGATGAATTTAGCGGCGATGCAAAAGTGTTTCTTGATGCAAACGAAAACAGTCTTGGTTCGCCGTTGCCAAAATGGTACAACCGTTACCCTGATCCGCATCAGCAAAAAGTAAAAGAAGCGATCTCGAAAATAAAAGGCGTTCCCGCCGAACATATTTTCTTAGGCAATGGCAGTGATGAATGTATTGATCTTTTGTTTCGCTCGTTTTGCAATCCGGGTAAAGACAATGTGGTAATTTGCCCGCCTACTTACGGTATGTATGAAGTTAGTGCAAATATCAATGATGTGGAAGTGCGGAAAGCTTTACTCACAGATGATTTTCAGCTTGACCTTATTCATCTTGAAAATTTGATTGATGCAAATACAAAAATTGCTTGGATCTGTTCTCCCAACAATCCTACGGGCAATTCATTGAACAGGAACGACATTGAAATGTTGTCGAACAATTTTGATGGTCTTGTTGTAATTGATGAAGCATATATTAATTTCTCGAAGCAGCGATCTTTTGTGCAGGAATTAACAGAATATCCGAACCTTGTGGTGATGCAGACCTTTAGTAAAGCATGGGGACTGGCTGCATTGAGGCTGGGCATGGCTTTTGCATCAACTGAAATAATCAATATTTTAAATAAGGTTAAACCACCGTACAATATTAACCAGGCTACACAGGAACTTGCGTTGAAAGCCATGGAAGAAGTAGCACAGGTGAATGATATGATTCATCATCTTGTTGATATGAGAGATGCATTGTCTGAAGTATTTGAACAAATACCAACAGTTGAAAAGGTTTATCCTTCGGATGCAAACTTTATTTTAGTAAAAATAAAAGATGCAAGAAAGCTGTACGTGTTCCTGCTTACAAAAGGAATTGTAGTAAGAGACAGAAGTAATGTGAAATTATGTGACGATTGTTTACGCATTACTATTGGAACAGAAGAAGAGAATACGGCTTTGGTGGATGCAATTCAGGAATGGCTATCTTAA
- the hisB gene encoding bifunctional histidinol-phosphatase/imidazoleglycerol-phosphate dehydratase HisB: MNESSNAPLGAGGKRVLFIDRDGTLINEAPPTYQIDSWEKLEFYPDVFKYMSRIAAELDYELVMVSNQDGLGTESFPEETFYAIQNFITKSFENEGVHFADFYFDKTFAHDNAPTRKPNTGMLVGYLNNPSYDIQNSFVIGDRITDVQLAKNLGCKAIWLNNDPHLGGAEISDSVKELESTIALESTVWEEIYKFLKLGLRQVVHERNTNETKIHIELNLDGSGKANISTGLGFFDHMLDQIARHGKMDLTVITKGDLEIDEHHTIEDTGIALGEAFAKTLIDKRGMERYGFALPMDEAEAKVLIDFGGRNWIVWNAEFKREKIGEMPTEMFFHFFKSFSDAAKCNLNIECKGENEHHKIEAIFKAFAKAIKMAVKRDPLSNYLPSTKGIL, translated from the coding sequence ATGAACGAGTCTTCTAACGCCCCTTTAGGGGCCGGGGGCAAAAGAGTTTTATTTATAGATCGTGATGGAACTCTTATCAATGAAGCGCCACCAACTTATCAGATAGACAGTTGGGAAAAGCTTGAATTCTATCCTGATGTTTTTAAATACATGAGCAGAATTGCGGCAGAGTTAGATTATGAACTCGTAATGGTCAGTAACCAGGATGGTCTTGGTACAGAAAGTTTTCCTGAGGAAACATTTTATGCTATTCAAAATTTTATCACCAAAAGTTTTGAAAATGAAGGAGTGCATTTTGCTGATTTTTATTTTGATAAAACCTTTGCACACGACAATGCACCAACACGCAAGCCAAATACTGGAATGCTGGTTGGCTATTTAAATAATCCTTCTTATGATATTCAGAACTCTTTTGTAATTGGTGATAGAATTACCGATGTTCAACTTGCAAAAAATCTTGGTTGTAAAGCCATCTGGTTAAATAATGATCCACATCTTGGAGGCGCAGAGATCAGTGATTCAGTTAAAGAACTTGAATCTACGATTGCATTGGAAAGTACGGTTTGGGAAGAGATTTATAAATTTTTAAAACTTGGCTTAAGACAAGTCGTTCATGAACGTAATACAAACGAAACCAAAATTCATATCGAATTAAATCTTGATGGCAGCGGAAAAGCCAATATCAGCACAGGCCTTGGCTTCTTCGATCATATGCTTGATCAAATTGCACGTCATGGTAAAATGGATCTTACTGTTATTACAAAAGGCGATCTTGAAATTGATGAGCACCATACCATAGAAGATACAGGTATTGCATTGGGCGAAGCATTTGCAAAGACATTGATTGATAAACGGGGCATGGAGCGCTACGGTTTTGCATTACCCATGGATGAGGCAGAAGCAAAAGTTTTAATTGACTTTGGTGGCAGAAACTGGATCGTTTGGAATGCTGAATTTAAAAGGGAAAAAATAGGAGAGATGCCAACAGAAATGTTCTTCCACTTCTTTAAATCATTCAGCGATGCAGCAAAATGCAATCTGAACATTGAATGCAAAGGAGAGAATGAACATCATAAGATTGAAGCAATTTTTAAAGCATTTGCAAAAGCAATTAAGATGGCTGTAAAGAGAGATCCGCTTTCTAATTATTTGCCGAGTACGAAAGGAATTCTATAA
- the hisG gene encoding ATP phosphoribosyltransferase, producing MNKNNNTPSGDGGKLKIAIQKSGRLHDDSIKLLKECGIDISNGVNKLKSEASNFPLEVYFLRDDDIPQYVEDAVADLGFVGENVVYEKEKQVEVVEKLGFGKCRLSIAVRRGEEYDKISSLQGKKIATSYPVLVKKFLDENNITAEIHEISGSVEIAPGIGLADAICDLVSSGSTLFMNGLKETETILNSQAVLIKNKNLDGEKQNLLNKLLFRIQSVKKAKNNKYVLLNAPNDNLKQIISLLPGMKSPTVLPLAEEGWSSVHSVISENEFWDIIEKLKAAGAQGILVVPIEKMII from the coding sequence ATGAACAAAAATAATAACACCCCTTCAGGGGATGGGGGCAAACTAAAAATCGCTATACAGAAATCAGGAAGATTGCATGATGATTCTATCAAACTGCTGAAAGAATGTGGTATTGATATCAGTAATGGTGTAAACAAACTTAAAAGCGAAGCAAGCAATTTTCCGCTGGAAGTTTATTTTCTCCGTGACGATGATATTCCGCAATATGTGGAAGATGCAGTTGCCGATCTTGGTTTTGTTGGCGAGAATGTAGTGTATGAAAAAGAGAAGCAGGTTGAAGTAGTAGAGAAGCTTGGTTTTGGAAAATGCAGATTATCTATTGCTGTTAGAAGGGGAGAGGAGTATGATAAAATAAGTTCGTTGCAAGGGAAAAAAATCGCAACAAGTTATCCTGTGTTAGTAAAGAAATTTCTTGATGAAAACAACATTACTGCAGAGATTCATGAGATCAGCGGCAGCGTGGAAATAGCACCAGGCATAGGCTTGGCAGATGCTATTTGTGATCTTGTGAGTAGCGGTTCTACTTTATTCATGAATGGTTTGAAAGAGACAGAAACCATTCTTAATTCACAGGCTGTTCTTATTAAGAATAAAAATCTTGACGGGGAAAAACAAAACTTACTTAATAAATTATTGTTTCGTATACAGTCTGTAAAAAAAGCAAAGAACAATAAATATGTTTTATTGAATGCACCGAATGATAATTTAAAGCAGATCATTTCTTTATTGCCGGGTATGAAAAGCCCGACTGTATTGCCCTTGGCAGAAGAAGGCTGGAGCAGCGTGCACAGTGTGATCAGTGAAAATGAATTCTGGGATATCATCGAAAAACTAAAAGCTGCAGGTGCACAAGGCATATTGGTTGTACCTATTGAAAAAATGATCATTTAA
- a CDS encoding GNAT family N-acetyltransferase, protein MLIFETPRLIVRQYTIDDADNFFSLNGDEEVMRHIRKTMNKEDSDKFLQQNIEFYIANPKLGRWAVEEKATKKFVGSFALIPLPFEDEKDKLQLGYSLLPAEWGKGYATELTAIGRDYFFDNHMFDELHGITTIANVPSQKVLLKCGFSENGTKQEGEELLQRFIRMRNR, encoded by the coding sequence ATGCTTATTTTCGAAACCCCCAGGTTAATTGTTCGTCAATACACCATTGATGATGCAGATAATTTCTTCTCATTAAATGGAGATGAAGAAGTAATGCGTCATATAAGGAAGACGATGAATAAAGAAGATTCTGATAAATTCCTGCAACAGAATATTGAGTTTTATATTGCCAATCCTAAACTTGGCCGCTGGGCGGTGGAGGAAAAGGCAACTAAAAAATTTGTTGGTTCATTTGCGTTAATTCCCCTGCCATTTGAAGATGAGAAAGATAAACTACAGTTGGGTTATTCTTTATTACCTGCAGAATGGGGTAAAGGTTATGCAACTGAATTAACTGCAATTGGCAGAGATTATTTTTTTGATAATCATATGTTTGATGAATTGCATGGCATAACAACCATTGCGAATGTTCCTTCGCAAAAAGTGTTACTCAAATGCGGCTTTTCCGAAAATGGCACAAAACAGGAAGGGGAGGAGTTACTTCAAAGATTTATAAGAATGCGAAACAGGTAA
- a CDS encoding c-type cytochrome, with the protein MKKAATTICLSAAITLFIFAKPLPQQDSKTRGKALYETYCLTCHQDDGSGVPHLNPPLIKTTWVTGDKKRLVKWVLSGTTDKVEIDGKTYDNNMPPQDYLKDQEIADVLTYVRSSFGNKSTAVTAAEVKAVRATIK; encoded by the coding sequence ATGAAGAAAGCAGCAACTACAATTTGTTTATCAGCAGCAATCACTTTATTCATCTTCGCAAAGCCTTTGCCACAGCAGGATTCAAAGACCCGTGGCAAAGCATTGTACGAAACATATTGCCTCACTTGTCACCAGGACGATGGAAGTGGTGTGCCTCATTTAAATCCACCGTTGATCAAAACAACCTGGGTTACCGGAGATAAGAAAAGACTGGTGAAATGGGTGCTTAGCGGTACAACAGATAAAGTGGAAATTGATGGCAAGACTTACGATAACAACATGCCACCTCAGGATTACTTAAAAGATCAGGAAATTGCAGATGTGCTTACGTATGTCAGAAGCAGTTTTGGAAATAAATCAACAGCAGTAACCGCAGCTGAAGTAAAGGCCGTAAGAGCAACAATTAAATAA
- a CDS encoding PQQ-dependent sugar dehydrogenase, translated as MKKTLLFSLLVASGIGITLPSCANYNKDSTSKSPADEAVIKLPAGFSITEVATGLKEPRHIAVDSKGDLFVKLGTLMDGKGIVLYQNNNGKLEKKNSFGNYAGTGITIKDDYLYASSNTEVYRYKLDAAATGNVNAQPEKIITGLIDRNQHNSKSITLDNEGNIYVNIGAYSNSCQEKDRSKGSMGRQPCPILDSAGGIWQFKADKANQTYGDGVRYATGLRNVVGLDWNNATNSLFVMQHGRDGLHDLFPDMYDTKQSAELPAECMYQINKGDNAGWPYIYYDQIQHRKILAPEYGGDGKKDGPAGIIDPTVAFPGHMAPNGLLFYTGNMFPEKYKNGAFVAFHGSWNRAPEPQKGYFVAFVPFKDGKPSGDWEIFADNFAGGPEFVSPGKAKHRPCGLAQGPDGALYVSDDQGGVIYKITYKK; from the coding sequence ATGAAAAAGACCTTATTATTTTCTTTATTAGTTGCGTCAGGAATAGGTATTACTTTACCATCATGTGCTAATTATAATAAAGACAGTACCAGCAAAAGTCCTGCTGACGAAGCCGTCATTAAATTACCTGCAGGGTTTTCCATAACAGAAGTTGCAACAGGCTTAAAAGAACCACGGCATATTGCTGTTGATTCCAAAGGAGATTTGTTTGTGAAGCTTGGAACACTTATGGATGGTAAAGGAATTGTGCTCTATCAAAACAATAACGGAAAACTTGAAAAGAAAAACAGTTTTGGAAATTATGCGGGAACAGGCATTACAATAAAAGATGATTATTTATATGCATCATCAAACACGGAAGTATACAGGTATAAATTAGACGCAGCCGCAACAGGCAATGTAAATGCGCAGCCAGAAAAAATTATAACAGGTTTGATCGATCGCAACCAGCATAATTCAAAATCAATTACACTCGATAATGAAGGAAACATTTATGTAAACATTGGCGCATATTCAAACTCCTGCCAGGAAAAGGACAGATCAAAAGGATCAATGGGCAGACAACCTTGTCCTATTCTTGATTCCGCAGGTGGCATCTGGCAATTCAAGGCAGACAAAGCAAATCAAACATATGGTGATGGAGTTCGTTATGCAACCGGTTTGCGCAATGTTGTTGGGCTTGACTGGAACAATGCTACAAATTCTTTATTCGTTATGCAACATGGTCGTGATGGTTTGCATGATCTCTTTCCTGATATGTATGATACAAAACAGAGTGCAGAACTTCCTGCAGAATGCATGTACCAAATAAATAAAGGAGATAATGCAGGCTGGCCTTATATTTATTACGATCAAATACAGCACAGGAAAATTTTAGCGCCTGAATATGGTGGAGATGGAAAGAAAGACGGGCCAGCTGGTATCATAGATCCAACAGTTGCATTTCCCGGTCACATGGCGCCGAATGGTTTGTTGTTTTATACAGGCAATATGTTTCCTGAAAAATATAAGAATGGCGCCTTCGTGGCATTTCACGGTTCATGGAATCGTGCACCCGAACCACAAAAAGGTTACTTCGTAGCATTCGTTCCTTTTAAAGATGGAAAGCCAAGTGGTGATTGGGAAATATTCGCAGATAATTTTGCAGGCGGCCCTGAATTTGTTTCTCCGGGTAAAGCAAAACATCGCCCATGCGGTTTGGCACAAGGCCCGGATGGCGCTTTGTACGTTTCGGATGACCAGGGTGGCGTAATTTATAAAATCACTTATAAGAAATAG
- the hisD gene encoding histidinol dehydrogenase: MQVIINPHQENWSSILKRPAIDNSSLQEKVKAVLDDVKLNGNRAVKKYTNDFDKVTLNHFAVTSDEIEEAEAMLSDALKSAIKQAATNIEAFHIKQLSPPEIIETMPGIQCWRKNVGIEKVGLYIPGGTAPLFSTILMLAIPAQIAGCKEIILCSPPSKDGKLNPAILYAARITGVTKIFKIGGVQAIAAMAYGTETVPQVYKIFGPGNQYVTCAKQMIQQEGIAIDMPAGPSEVCVWADETADTDFIAADLLSQAEHGADSQVLLVCNKETIAKSVITAIEEQLKKLPRQNFAIKALENSKIIVLENTEDAIELINAYAPEHLIISCKDDGQLAERIINTGSVFLGNYSPESVGDYASGTNHTLPTNGFAKAYSGVSVDSFVKKITFQKLTQQGLQNIASTVVAMAEAEGLDAHANAVKVRMEK, translated from the coding sequence ATGCAGGTAATTATAAATCCACACCAGGAAAACTGGAGCAGCATTTTAAAGAGACCGGCCATTGATAACTCATCATTGCAGGAAAAAGTAAAAGCAGTGCTGGATGATGTGAAACTAAATGGTAATCGCGCCGTAAAAAAATATACGAACGACTTTGATAAAGTAACGCTGAATCATTTTGCTGTTACATCAGATGAGATCGAAGAAGCAGAAGCAATGCTTTCTGATGCTTTAAAATCTGCCATTAAACAAGCCGCAACGAACATCGAAGCGTTTCATATAAAACAACTATCGCCACCAGAGATCATTGAAACAATGCCGGGCATTCAATGCTGGCGTAAAAATGTAGGTATAGAAAAAGTTGGTCTGTACATTCCCGGGGGTACGGCACCGTTATTTTCAACGATATTAATGTTGGCAATTCCTGCGCAGATAGCAGGTTGCAAAGAAATTATTCTTTGCTCACCACCGTCAAAAGATGGAAAGCTAAATCCTGCAATACTTTATGCAGCAAGGATTACTGGTGTTACAAAGATATTTAAGATCGGTGGCGTGCAGGCAATTGCTGCAATGGCTTATGGAACTGAAACTGTGCCGCAGGTGTATAAAATTTTTGGTCCCGGTAATCAATATGTAACATGCGCCAAACAAATGATCCAACAGGAAGGTATTGCAATTGATATGCCCGCTGGTCCGAGTGAAGTTTGTGTGTGGGCAGATGAAACTGCAGATACAGATTTTATTGCTGCTGATCTTTTATCGCAGGCTGAGCATGGTGCAGATAGTCAGGTGTTGCTTGTGTGTAATAAAGAAACAATAGCAAAAAGTGTTATTACTGCAATTGAAGAGCAATTGAAAAAATTGCCGCGACAGAATTTTGCCATCAAAGCTTTGGAAAATAGTAAGATCATTGTGTTGGAAAATACTGAAGATGCAATTGAATTGATCAATGCATATGCGCCGGAGCATCTTATTATTTCCTGCAAAGATGACGGACAACTAGCTGAAAGAATAATCAACACAGGCTCTGTTTTCCTCGGAAATTATTCACCTGAAAGTGTTGGTGATTATGCAAGCGGCACCAATCATACTTTACCAACCAATGGTTTTGCAAAAGCGTACAGCGGCGTAAGTGTTGATAGTTTTGTAAAAAAGATAACCTTTCAAAAGCTTACGCAGCAAGGTTTGCAGAACATTGCTTCAACAGTTGTGGCAATGGCAGAGGCAGAAGGTTTGGATGCACATGCAAATGCTGTAAAAGTAAGAATGGAGAAGTGA
- a CDS encoding GNAT family N-acetyltransferase, whose product MNIRLQKIAVTDAAFLSEIAIKAYSDHYLHLWHDNAEWYIKESFSVGNLEKELADINALFYIIYSNEEPVGFLKLNIDAAFENYTSKKALELERIYLRKNASQKGIGEFVMKFVFDLAISKNKTIVWLKVMDSSTGPISFYKKHGFEICGSLQLDFPVMKEEVRGMYIMKKIL is encoded by the coding sequence ATGAATATACGATTGCAAAAAATTGCTGTTACCGATGCTGCATTCTTAAGTGAGATAGCAATAAAGGCTTATTCAGACCATTATCTTCACTTATGGCATGACAATGCAGAATGGTACATTAAGGAAAGTTTTTCAGTTGGCAACCTTGAAAAAGAGCTGGCAGATATAAACGCTCTCTTTTATATTATTTATTCCAATGAAGAACCTGTGGGTTTTCTGAAATTAAATATCGATGCGGCTTTTGAGAACTATACATCTAAAAAAGCGTTGGAATTAGAAAGAATTTACCTAAGAAAAAATGCATCACAAAAAGGAATTGGTGAATTTGTAATGAAGTTTGTATTCGATCTAGCTATTTCAAAAAACAAAACAATCGTTTGGTTAAAAGTTATGGATAGCAGCACAGGGCCGATAAGCTTTTACAAAAAACATGGCTTTGAAATTTGTGGAAGTTTGCAGCTTGATTTTCCTGTTATGAAAGAAGAAGTGCGTGGCATGTATATTATGAAGAAGATTTTATAA